In Kordiimonas sp. SCSIO 12610, the following are encoded in one genomic region:
- a CDS encoding amidohydrolase family protein, with amino-acid sequence MMNSRIWKSICITLSLCLLAACEARQETGDQVTVDYLLMSGMVYTGAKEEGRILDIGVKDDEIVFIGNADSQEISANEVIDVSGMIVSPGFIDIHTHALEELPENGPVSHDSYLFQGISTIFSGNDGRGPWKVQDTFASLEARGMGTNLAILVGHGAIRRAVMGDDDRAPKDAELAAMKAMIKQAMEEGALGLSTGLYYAPGSFAETDEVIELAKVAANYGGIYESHIRDESTYSIGLLGAVKETLKIGREANIPIHFAHIKALGVDVWRQSKDVVAMIEKAQNEGLTVTADQYPWKASGTRVSNALVPRWAMAGGNEELFKRLKDPELIGQIKSEMSENLRKRGGGTAILLTGGLEKWKGQTLAEYASILSLDEIDTAIEIVLEGDAGIASFNMTDEDLERFMTQPWVMTGSDGGDGHPRKYASFPQKYQTYVKEKQVISLTDFIHRSTGLTADTFGIKGRGYIREGYKADILVFDPNTFKPKANYENPHVLSEGVIHLFVNGNPTIKDSILTTDGFSGVGIAKLK; translated from the coding sequence ATGATGAATAGTCGTATCTGGAAATCAATATGCATCACTCTTAGCCTATGTTTGCTAGCCGCATGTGAAGCAAGGCAAGAAACCGGCGATCAGGTAACTGTAGACTATTTGCTTATGAGTGGGATGGTATACACGGGAGCCAAGGAAGAAGGGCGTATTCTCGATATCGGTGTTAAAGATGATGAAATCGTTTTTATCGGAAACGCCGATAGCCAAGAGATTTCAGCCAACGAAGTTATTGATGTGTCTGGTATGATTGTAAGCCCGGGGTTTATTGATATTCATACACATGCCCTTGAAGAACTTCCTGAAAATGGCCCCGTCAGTCACGATAGTTATTTGTTCCAGGGAATTTCGACCATATTCAGCGGGAACGATGGGCGTGGCCCATGGAAAGTACAGGATACCTTTGCTTCGTTAGAGGCGAGGGGTATGGGGACTAATTTGGCGATTTTGGTTGGCCACGGCGCGATACGCCGTGCGGTGATGGGCGATGACGACCGCGCGCCAAAAGATGCTGAATTGGCCGCGATGAAGGCAATGATTAAGCAAGCTATGGAAGAGGGGGCTTTGGGCCTGTCGACAGGTTTGTATTATGCGCCAGGTTCGTTTGCAGAAACCGATGAGGTGATTGAACTTGCGAAAGTTGCGGCAAATTATGGTGGTATTTATGAGAGCCATATTCGGGACGAAAGTACATATTCCATCGGCCTTTTAGGGGCAGTTAAAGAAACCCTGAAGATCGGTAGAGAAGCAAATATTCCAATTCATTTTGCACATATTAAAGCGCTTGGTGTAGATGTTTGGAGGCAAAGCAAGGACGTTGTAGCGATGATTGAGAAAGCCCAAAACGAAGGGCTAACGGTCACTGCGGACCAATATCCGTGGAAGGCATCTGGAACCCGGGTTAGTAATGCACTCGTTCCGCGATGGGCAATGGCTGGCGGCAATGAAGAGCTTTTTAAGCGGCTTAAAGATCCTGAGTTGATTGGTCAGATTAAGAGTGAAATGTCTGAGAACCTGCGCAAGCGTGGGGGCGGAACCGCCATATTGTTAACCGGCGGTTTGGAGAAATGGAAAGGTCAAACACTCGCTGAATACGCCAGTATTCTGAGTTTAGATGAAATCGATACAGCTATCGAGATCGTCCTAGAAGGCGACGCTGGCATTGCATCCTTCAATATGACCGACGAGGACCTTGAAAGATTTATGACCCAGCCATGGGTGATGACTGGCTCTGACGGTGGTGACGGGCATCCAAGAAAATATGCGTCATTCCCACAAAAGTATCAGACCTATGTTAAGGAAAAGCAAGTTATATCGCTGACAGATTTTATTCATCGTAGTACCGGATTAACCGCAGATACGTTTGGTATTAAAGGCAGGGGGTATATTCGGGAAGGGTATAAAGCCGATATATTGGTTTTTGATCCTAATACCTTCAAACCAAAGGCGAATTATGAAAACCCTCACGTTCTTTCAGAAGGGGTGATTCACTTGTTTGTTAACGGCAATCCAACCATTAAGGACTCAATTTTGACAACAGACGGATTTTCAGGCGTAGGAATTGCTAAATTAAAATGA